One window from the genome of Bartonella sp. WD16.2 encodes:
- a CDS encoding creatininase family protein, with protein sequence MISDTFSLALLPLGAHEYHGNHLPFETDWIIAEAFAKALILQVKEQFHIKLLPVEKIGYSIEHMDTPGTQTLTFSDAIKRWINIGERCYRKGIKRFLFLNAHGGNSPLMSIVITELRKRFSMLAVATSWHRFGLPEGLIEPSEHHLDIHGGFIETSLMLYLAPEKVQMEQAENFYNKQADMIANYQYLRAYGPHAFGWIMRDINPRGGAGNASKATPKAGEAIFSHVLCGLRDLLDDINKFKISTLQ encoded by the coding sequence ATGATATCTGATACATTTTCTCTCGCTCTTTTACCTTTAGGTGCTCATGAATATCACGGAAATCACCTTCCCTTTGAAACTGATTGGATTATTGCTGAAGCTTTTGCAAAAGCACTCATTTTACAAGTAAAAGAACAATTTCATATTAAACTATTACCGGTAGAAAAAATTGGCTATTCTATAGAACATATGGATACTCCTGGCACACAAACACTCACCTTTTCTGACGCCATAAAACGTTGGATCAATATCGGTGAAAGATGCTACCGTAAAGGTATTAAGCGTTTTCTTTTTCTAAATGCTCATGGAGGCAATTCACCTTTAATGAGTATTGTCATTACCGAATTACGAAAACGATTTTCAATGCTCGCAGTGGCAACAAGCTGGCATCGCTTTGGTCTACCGGAAGGTTTAATAGAGCCATCTGAGCACCACCTTGATATTCACGGAGGATTTATTGAAACTTCCTTAATGCTCTATTTGGCTCCAGAAAAAGTACAAATGGAACAAGCAGAAAATTTTTATAATAAGCAAGCTGATATGATCGCTAATTATCAATATTTACGTGCCTATGGACCTCATGCTTTTGGATGGATAATGCGTGATATTAACCCACGAGGAGGAGCAGGAAATGCAAGTAAGGCAACACCCAAAGCAGGTGAGGCAATTTTTTCTCATGTTCTTTGCGGACTTCGTGATTTACTCGATGATATAAATAAATTTAAAATAAGTACATTACAATGA
- a CDS encoding right-handed parallel beta-helix repeat-containing protein: protein MVMRRVLKHHVCLCVLSTAIVAGLALITSQKVYAQAQQNCMGWVEDSQVLARHHDKREGKIVCDSGIKTRTLTGVRTIDMSDPNEGDDEAIKIIGPNTDITIGDDKLTVKNGDRSDKSAIRVEQGARLTLKEKVSITNVKKVMEVEGKGSVITVNGGTFRLKDKIGARKDGGRVMIEVKKGGKVVFDKRGQSNGGDLTISGGEGAMTTVTGVLINDGGGRVEVEEGTTVSFTGVTEAIKIKGSGTANIRGEGIINITGKSTGIKMEGSGKADVMSLTINGSGTVTGAEVSSGTLELTKVTLKNVTTGAKVTGSGTLKVLEGTITGKDGADTGVYAETSETVTLTSVKISEFAKGVEAKNGQLVINGTSTITVTDGGTGLNITGGSATMMGGSITGTGGARSRSTGVYAGTSETVTLNTVNVSGVQTGVEAIKGQLVINGTSTITVTENGTGVKVGGTAKSATLTDVTIKVEGSYGTGLNITGGSATMTGGEITGTGGARSRSTGVMVGTTQTVTLTSVGISQVMTGVEVTKGILKVTEGSIEGKTYGVKVDGSGRLEMNGGTITGGRSGTGVWVQGSGTAKLTKVKITGGSRGVWVQGNGRLEMTEGSIEFTGAHGVYVRDNATAKLTEVKITGSGTGVEMRSSGTMTLTSVNISQVQTGVDAVAGQLVMNMGTVEFTGNGYGVKVSGTATSAELTMVTIKGSGSSQGTGKGVYAEGKKVTMSSVDISNVRLGVEMKEGGTGTMTITGGSMTDVQMGINMAGGEKLVVKGGTTINFTGGYGVKIQNNVTAELMGTVITGNGGGTGVTAMGTGSVTMNMVEISKVQVGVNATGGTVTITGGWIREVQTGIEMEKGTLVVKDGTRIEFTGTHGVKVGTAVTSATLTNVMIRGEGKGMGVHAEGGI, encoded by the coding sequence ATGGTTATGCGTCGTGTCTTAAAACATCATGTTTGTTTATGTGTCCTCTCAACGGCTATTGTGGCTGGGTTGGCTCTTATTACATCTCAGAAAGTATATGCTCAAGCACAACAAAATTGTATGGGTTGGGTTGAGGATAGTCAGGTTTTAGCGAGGCATCATGATAAGAGGGAGGGGAAGATTGTGTGTGATAGTGGGATTAAGACAAGGACGCTGACTGGTGTGAGAACAATAGATATGAGTGACCCTAATGAGGGTGATGATGAGGCTATAAAGATAATAGGGCCGAATACAGATATTACGATAGGAGATGATAAGCTGACGGTTAAAAATGGTGATAGGAGTGATAAATCGGCGATTAGGGTGGAACAGGGGGCGAGGCTGACGTTGAAGGAGAAGGTTAGTATTACAAATGTGAAAAAGGTGATGGAGGTTGAGGGGAAAGGATCTGTGATTACGGTAAATGGGGGGACGTTTAGGTTGAAGGATAAGATTGGGGCAAGGAAGGATGGGGGGAGGGTTATGATTGAGGTGAAGAAGGGGGGAAAGGTCGTTTTTGATAAGAGAGGGCAGAGTAATGGGGGTGATCTGACTATTAGCGGGGGGGAGGGAGCTATGACTACGGTAACGGGGGTATTGATTAATGATGGGGGGGGAAGGGTGGAGGTGGAGGAGGGAACGACAGTTAGTTTTACAGGGGTGACAGAAGCGATAAAGATTAAGGGTAGTGGGACGGCTAATATAAGAGGAGAGGGAATTATAAATATTACGGGAAAGAGTACGGGGATTAAGATGGAGGGCTCAGGGAAGGCTGATGTGATGAGTCTGACTATTAATGGGAGTGGTACAGTAACAGGGGCTGAGGTATCAAGTGGGACGTTGGAATTGACTAAAGTGACGTTGAAGAATGTCACAACAGGGGCAAAGGTAACAGGGAGTGGGACGCTGAAGGTGCTTGAGGGGACGATTACGGGAAAGGATGGAGCAGATACGGGGGTATATGCGGAGACTTCGGAGACAGTCACGTTGACCAGTGTGAAGATTTCGGAATTTGCAAAAGGGGTGGAGGCGAAGAATGGGCAGTTGGTGATAAATGGTACGTCGACGATTACAGTTACAGATGGTGGGACGGGGCTTAATATAACGGGAGGGAGTGCTACTATGATGGGGGGATCAATTACGGGAACTGGGGGAGCTAGGAGTAGGAGTACGGGGGTATATGCGGGGACTTCGGAGACGGTCACGTTGAATACGGTGAATGTTTCAGGGGTGCAAACAGGGGTGGAGGCGATAAAGGGGCAGTTGGTGATAAATGGTACGTCGACGATTACGGTTACGGAGAATGGGACGGGGGTGAAGGTGGGGGGGACAGCGAAGAGTGCTACTTTGACAGATGTGACGATTAAGGTTGAGGGGAGTTATGGGACGGGGCTTAATATAACAGGAGGGAGTGCTACTATGACGGGGGGAGAGATTACGGGAACTGGGGGAGCTAGGAGTAGGAGTACGGGGGTAATGGTGGGGACTACGCAAACAGTCACGTTGACCAGTGTGGGTATTTCACAGGTCATGACGGGGGTGGAGGTGACAAAGGGGATACTGAAGGTAACAGAAGGGTCGATTGAAGGGAAGACCTATGGGGTGAAGGTGGATGGGAGTGGGAGGTTGGAGATGAATGGGGGGACGATTACGGGAGGGAGAAGTGGGACGGGGGTGTGGGTGCAGGGGAGTGGGACGGCTAAATTGACAAAGGTGAAGATTACGGGAGGGAGTCGGGGGGTGTGGGTGCAGGGGAATGGGAGGTTGGAGATGACAGAAGGGTCGATTGAGTTTACGGGGGCGCATGGGGTGTATGTGAGGGATAATGCGACGGCTAAATTGACAGAGGTGAAGATTACGGGAAGTGGAACGGGGGTGGAGATGAGGAGCTCGGGGACGATGACGTTGACCAGTGTCAATATTTCACAGGTACAAACGGGGGTGGATGCGGTGGCAGGGCAGTTGGTGATGAATATGGGGACGGTTGAGTTTACGGGGAATGGGTATGGGGTGAAGGTGTCGGGGACGGCGACAAGTGCTGAGTTGACAATGGTGACGATTAAAGGAAGTGGAAGTAGTCAGGGTACGGGTAAGGGGGTATATGCGGAGGGGAAAAAGGTGACGATGAGCAGTGTGGATATTTCAAATGTACGATTGGGGGTAGAGATGAAGGAGGGGGGGACGGGAACAATGACGATCACAGGAGGGTCGATGACAGATGTGCAAATGGGGATAAATATGGCGGGGGGTGAGAAGTTGGTGGTGAAGGGGGGGACGACAATTAATTTTACGGGGGGGTATGGGGTGAAGATACAAAATAATGTGACGGCTGAGTTGATGGGGACGGTGATTACGGGAAATGGGGGTGGTACGGGGGTAACTGCGATGGGGACGGGAAGTGTGACGATGAATATGGTGGAGATTTCAAAGGTACAAGTGGGGGTGAATGCGACTGGTGGAACGGTGACAATCACAGGAGGGTGGATAAGAGAGGTGCAAACGGGGATAGAGATGGAAAAGGGGACGTTGGTGGTGAAGGATGGGACGAGGATTGAGTTTACGGGGACACATGGGGTGAAGGTGGGAACAGCGGTGACAAGTGCTACTTTGACAAATGTGATGATTAGGGGAGAAGGAAAGGGTATGGGGGTACATGCAGAGGGGGGAATCTGA
- a CDS encoding right-handed parallel beta-helix repeat-containing protein has protein sequence MKGGSITNVQMGIDMAGSGTLTVEDGTRIEFKGTHGVKVGGSVTSATLTGVMIRGDGKGMGVYAGAGNLTVKGGSITNVLTGIDMSGSGTLTVSGTEIQFKNGHGVRVGEKVTSATLTNVQIKGTDGKGMGVHAEGGNLTVKGGSITNVLTGIDMSGSGTLKVEDGTKIEFKGTHGIGVWGDVTVSLTGTKIMGEGNGSDGSSTGIGVIMAGKTMTMDKVDISGVAMGVYAGSGKLVIREGTTINFAKTYGVKVGASVTSTELTRVTIVGEGKGTGVYAGGKTMMITGGSITNVQMGIDMAGSGTLKVEDGTRISFKGTHGIGVWGGTATAELTEVTIKGEGKDKGIGVIMAGSSGTMKDVRISGVGMGVEVKAGNLTITGGEIKEVQTGIAMMGDGKLTVEDNTTISFTRGYGVKVGGMVTSAQLTKVTITGTDGKGKGVYAKGGTVMVSGGWIRGVQTGIDMSGSGTLTVKDGTVITVTENGYGVGVWGGTATAELTEVTIKGEGEGKGTGVYAEGGNLTVKGGWIREVEKGIVMIGDGMLMVKDNTTIHFTRGYGVYVGGGATSTELKDVQIKGEKSGYGVYAGGKEG, from the coding sequence GTGAAGGGAGGGTCGATAACAAATGTGCAAATGGGGATAGATATGGCGGGAAGTGGGACGTTGACGGTGGAGGATGGGACGAGGATTGAGTTTAAGGGGACGCATGGGGTGAAGGTGGGAGGATCGGTGACAAGTGCTACTTTGACAGGGGTGATGATTAGGGGAGATGGAAAGGGTATGGGGGTGTATGCGGGGGCAGGGAATCTGACAGTGAAGGGAGGGTCGATAACAAATGTGCTAACGGGGATAGATATGTCTGGAAGTGGGACGTTGACGGTGAGTGGGACAGAGATTCAGTTTAAGAATGGGCACGGGGTGAGAGTGGGAGAGAAGGTGACGAGTGCTACTTTGACAAATGTACAAATTAAGGGAACTGATGGAAAGGGTATGGGGGTACATGCAGAGGGGGGGAATCTGACAGTGAAGGGAGGGTCGATAACAAATGTGCTAACGGGGATAGATATGTCTGGAAGTGGGACGTTAAAGGTGGAGGATGGGACGAAGATTGAGTTTAAGGGGACACATGGGATAGGCGTGTGGGGGGATGTGACGGTTAGTTTGACAGGGACGAAGATTATGGGAGAGGGAAATGGAAGTGATGGGTCAAGTACGGGGATTGGGGTGATAATGGCGGGGAAAACGATGACGATGGATAAGGTGGATATTTCGGGGGTAGCAATGGGGGTATATGCGGGAAGTGGGAAGTTGGTGATAAGGGAGGGGACGACAATTAATTTTGCGAAAACTTATGGGGTGAAAGTGGGAGCATCGGTGACAAGTACTGAGTTAACAAGGGTGACGATTGTGGGAGAAGGAAAGGGTACGGGGGTGTATGCGGGGGGCAAAACGATGATGATCACAGGGGGGTCGATAACAAATGTACAAATGGGGATAGATATGGCGGGAAGTGGGACGTTAAAGGTGGAGGATGGGACGAGGATTAGTTTTAAAGGGACACATGGGATAGGCGTGTGGGGAGGAACAGCGACGGCTGAGTTGACAGAGGTAACGATTAAGGGAGAGGGAAAGGATAAGGGGATTGGGGTGATAATGGCGGGGAGCTCGGGGACAATGAAGGATGTACGTATTTCAGGGGTTGGTATGGGGGTGGAGGTAAAGGCAGGGAATCTGACAATCACAGGAGGGGAGATAAAAGAGGTGCAAACGGGGATAGCTATGATGGGGGATGGAAAGTTGACGGTGGAGGATAATACGACAATTAGTTTTACGCGGGGGTATGGGGTGAAGGTGGGAGGAATGGTGACAAGTGCTCAGTTGACAAAGGTGACGATTACGGGAACTGATGGAAAGGGTAAGGGGGTGTATGCGAAGGGTGGAACGGTGATGGTTAGTGGGGGGTGGATAAGGGGGGTGCAAACGGGGATAGATATGTCTGGAAGTGGGACGTTGACGGTGAAGGATGGGACGGTGATTACGGTTACGGAGAATGGGTATGGGGTGGGTGTGTGGGGAGGAACAGCGACGGCTGAGTTGACAGAGGTAACGATTAAGGGAGAGGGAGAGGGTAAGGGTACGGGGGTATATGCGGAGGGAGGGAATCTGACAGTGAAGGGAGGGTGGATAAGAGAGGTGGAGAAGGGGATCGTTATGATAGGGGATGGGATGTTGATGGTGAAGGATAATACGACAATTCATTTTACGCGGGGGTATGGGGTGTATGTGGGAGGAGGGGCGACAAGTACTGAGTTGAAGGATGTACAAATTAAGGGAGAAAAAAGTGGTTACGGGGTATATGCGGGGGGGAAGGAAGGGTGA